In a genomic window of Helianthus annuus cultivar XRQ/B chromosome 10, HanXRQr2.0-SUNRISE, whole genome shotgun sequence:
- the LOC110883344 gene encoding pentatricopeptide repeat-containing protein At5g18950, whose product MSRTPSSFTQLLRKPTPKIIQNPKQPVRNIVSDDKPQHSADIVKEICATIRSKPRWENTLLLDFPNVTFLDSSLLNQVFMHQKNAFLSIRLLYWLGSTFGYSPDQSTCCLIFDSLVENKAVNAIQSFLEFTKFVPDANGFELYVRCLCESGMVEDALQVFDEMTKRGVSSSLETWNCVLRASVKDGCNDVVWRLYGEMMELGVGVDVDTVDCLIQAFCLEKNVSKGYELFRQMVDDGYVPRKVSFDKLVFEFILDKQYSRVSALLHIMIAKGVNPDLYTYQQIIHALCLKSMQREGLRIFNDLKDRGYAPDRIMYTTMIHGLCKIKWFGEARKLWFEMIQKGIKPNLYTYNTLLYGYFKIGDVENALNLYNEMQDKGYGENVIAYNTMISGLCLHGRTSLAFQLFNQMSRENVSKDVVTYNSMIRGFCNEGKLTEGLNLLNELVNHGLQPSSASYGPLIEKLYEMKRIDEAKNLWNEMQDEGVEPSSACINDDVIIGLSDKGYVAAGIYWLAYMVKNRLIPRQETFENLIGVLSQRERLDVGLIAMGHMFKVGYIPSFRLDAISLM is encoded by the coding sequence ATGTCAAGAACACCATCTTCCTTCACTCAATTACTCCGAAAACCAACCCCCAAAATCATCCAAAACCCTAAACAACCCGTTAGAAACATCGTATCCGATGATAAACCCCAACATTCAGCTGACATTGTGAAAGAAATTTGTGCAACAATTAGGTCAAAACCCAGATGGGAAAACACACTACTGTTAGATTTCCCTAATGTTACTTTCTTGGATTCTAGTTTGTTAAATCAAGTGTTTATGCACCAAAAGAATGCATTTTTATCGATTCGGCTTTTGTATTGGCTCGGTTCGACATTCGGGTATTCGCCCGATCAGTCGACTTGTTGTTTGATATTTGATTCACTCGTCGAAAATAAGGCGGTGAATGCGATACAGAGTTTTCTTGAATTTACGAAATTTGTGCCGGATGCGAATGGTTTTGAGTTGTATGTGAGGTGTTTGTGTGAAAGTGGGATGGTTGAAGATGCACTccaggtgttcgatgaaatgacAAAGAGAGGGGTTAGTTCTTCGTTGGAAACTTGGAATTGTGTTTTGCGAGCTTCGGTTAAAGACGGGTGTAACGATGTTGTATGGAGGTTATATGGTGAGATGATGGAGCTTGGTGTTGGTGTGGATGTCGATACCGTTGATTGCCTGATCCAAGCGTTTTGTTTGGAGAAAAATGTGTCGAAAGGGTATGAACTTTTTCGGCAAATGGTGGATGATGGGTATGTTCCTCGCAAGGTTTCGTTCGACAAGTTGGTGTTCGAGTTTATCTTGGATAAACAGTATTCGCGAGTATCCGCTCTTCTTCATATCATGATTGCAAAAGGTGTTAACCCTGATCTTTACACTTATCAACAAATTATACACGCGTTGTGCCTCAAAAGCATGCAACGTGAAGGGTTACGTATATTCAACGATCTTAAAGATAGAGGGTATGCGCCGGATAGAATCATGTACACGACAATGATTCACGGTCTTTGTAAAATCAAATGGTTCGGTGAAGCAAGAAAGTTATGGTTCGAGATGATACAAAAAGGAATCAAACCGAATCTATACACATATAACACACTCTTATATGGGTATTTCAAAATAGGCGACGTAGAAAACGCTCTAAATCTCTACAACGAAATGCAAGATAAAGGTTATGGAGAAAATGTAATCGCGTACAACACTATGATTAGCGGTTTGTGCTTACATGGACGAACATCTTTAGCTTTTCAACTGTTTAATCAAATGTCTCGAGAAAACGTTTCTAAAGATGTGGTAACGTACAATTCTATGATTAGGGGTTTTTGTAACGAAGGTAAGTTAACCGAGGGTTTGAACCTTTTGAACGAACTCGTGAACCATGGGTTGCAGCCATCATCTGCATCGTATGGACCGCTTATAGAAAAACTTTACGAAATGAAAAGGATCGATGAAGCTAAAAATCTTTGGAATGAGATGCAGGATGAGGGTGTGGAACCGTCTTCTGCGTGTATTAACGATGATGTCATAATTGGATTAAGCGATAAAGGATATGTTGCAGCGGGAATATACTGGTTGGCGTACATGGTGAAGAATCGGCTCATACCCCGTCAAGAAACTTTTGAAAATTTGATTGGCGTTTTATCTCAAAGGGAGAGGTTAGATGTTGGTTTGATTGCTATGGGTCATATGTTTAAGGTAGGTTACATACCGAGTTTTCGTTTGGATGCGATATCCTTGATGTGA